From the Porphyrobacter sp. CACIAM 03H1 genome, the window TGGCGGGGGGAATGAACCTTGCGGCGCAGGGCATCGCCCGCCACGATTCCCGCGCCCCGGTGACCTACGACGCGGGCAAGTTCGTGTTCGACGATCGCGGAAACCAGGCGATCGCGAGCGGCGGGGTGATCCTTACCCAGGCGGGCCTGCGTGTCCAGTCGGACCGGATGCTGGTCAACTTCACCGATGGCGGCGGCCAGCTCGAGATCCAGCGCATCACCGCCACCGGCGGGGTTTTCATCACCCGCGGCGACGAGCGCGCCAGCGGCGACCACGCGATCTACGACTTCAACCGCCGGATCATCACCATGGCCGGCAATGTCCGCCTTCGCCGCGGGAGCGACACGCTGAACGGCGGGCGGCTGGTGATCGATCTCGACAGCGGGCTGTCGACCGTCGACGGCTCGGCCGCAGGCACCAGCGCCGCACCGGGGACCCCGGCGGGCCGCGGCCGCGTGACCGGCACATTCAACGTGCCGCAGGACCGCAAGCAGACGAACTAGCGGGGCTAGAAGGCGTTCTCGTGCCGCAGCACGAGGATGGTGCGCAGCACGATGCCGATATCGTGCGGGAGCGACCAGCTCGCGATGTATTCGAGATCGGACTGCAACCGGTCGGTCAGGTCCTTCTCGTGCTCGGTCGCGCCGCGGTGGCCGCGCACCTGGGCAAGCCCGGTGAGCCCCGGCTTGAGGCAGTGGCGCTGCCAGTACTGGCGGTCGATGTCCCAGAAGTACTTGTTGTTCGCCTGCGAGCCGAGCGCGTGCGGGCGGGGGCCGACGATCGACATCTCGCCCCTCAGCACGTTGATAAGCTGCGGCAGCTCGTCGATGCTGGTGCGCCGGATGAAGGCGCCGATGCGGGTGATGCGGTCGTCATCGCGCGAGGCCGAACGGTTGCCGTCGTGGTCGAGCTTCTCCTCGCGCATCGAGCGGAACTTGAACATGTCGAAGAACTGGTTGCCGCGTCCGAGACGGCGCTGGATGAACAGCACCGGGCCGCCGTCCTCGAGCTTGATCAGCACCGCCACCGCAATCAGCACGGGCGAGAGCGCCACCAGCCCGGCAGTGGCCACGGCGATGTCGAACAGGCGCTTGATGATCCGCGCGCGCAGGCCGAGAGGGCCGGTCGAGACCACCAGCGTGGTGCGATCGAGATCGTCGTAGCGATGCACCCCGACCGCGCCGAGGCTGTGCGCCGGCTCGCTCACGATCTCGCCATAGACGCCCGCGCACTTGAGCAGGAAGGCCCAGTCGTCGCGGCGCTCGCGCGGGCAGCTCACAACCACCTGGTCCTGGTTGCGCAGCAGCTTGCCGAGACGATCGAGCATGAAGGGATCGTGGCTGGTCGGATCGAGGTTGAAGTCGGCCGCCGAGATGCGGTCCGCCCCGTTGAAGGGGAAGCTCGCGCCGCCGTCGTCGATCACCAGCCGGTTCATCACCCGCCCGTTCCAGCGGCGCGCGATGAACAGCGCCACCGCCCGGCGCAGCGACACGAGCAGCAGCCCGGTGAAGACGAGGCCGATCGTCACCGAGGCACGCGAGAAATCGCTGTTCGACTTGGTGTAGAAGCCGACGAAGTTGATCAGTGCGGCGGAAATCAACAGCGCCGTCAAAGCCTTGCGCGCCGCGAACAGCCAGTCGACCAGCGCTTCGAGGCCGTAGGTGCGATTGTAGAGCGCGATGGTGAAGTAGGCCGGCAGCATCACCTGCGCCGCCAGCATGGCGCGCGGTTCGGCCCACACGTCCTCCCACAGCAAGGAGGCAAGCGCGAAACTGAAGTTGAACAACACCGCATCCGCCGCCAGCATCAGCATGTAGGAGCGCAGACGCCGCCGCTCGAGCGAGGGCGCCGCCCTGCTCTCCACGGACTGGAGACGAACGGAATCCAGCAATTTCGGTGTGACGCGATTCATGTATCCCCCGAGGCGCGACCCTCAGCGACTACCTAGGCATTAATACGGAGAAAAGCGCAAATTGTGCGACTGCGAAACAAAAAAGTCGCATATTTTGCTATCGTCTGGCAGCAAACCGAGCGATTTCAGCCAGTTCGCTGGCGAGCAAAAGTTCCGCCGCCTGACTATTGGCAAGCAGGGCGCGGTGCAGTGCGGTGAGCCGAGGGATTAGTCGGTCGAGCCGAGTTTCGCGGGCACCGCGGGTGGCGGGCAGGGTCCAGCGTTCGAACTGCTGGGTGATCGCGCGCTCCTCGCGGAAGAAGATGCCGAGCTGCATCTTCTCGCCCTGGTTGAGGCTCGGAATACGGCCCGTGGTGCCGATCCGGGCGGCGATCTGCGCGAGCTGGGCCGCGCGCCGTTCCAGCGCCAGCGCGACGCCCACCGGGTTGAGCCCGAGCTCGCGCATCCGCCGGATCTCGCCTGCTATCCGGCCCAGCTCGCCGCCGAGCACGGCGTTGACCAGCGGGGCGAAACCGTCCTCCTCGGTGGCCGCGCCGATCGCGGCGTGATCCTCGGGCGTGGCGGGACGCGGGGCCTGCGGGTCGGCGCCGACATAGAGCGCCAGCTTGTCGACCTCGGACTGCGCCAGCCGCACATCGAGTCCCGCGGCGCGCGCGATGCGCTCGGCAAGGTCGCCCCCGAGCCTGAGGCCCGCGGCATCCGCCATGCCCCGCACCGCCTGGGCCACGTCCTTCAGCTCCGGCTGGTAGAACATGGCGACGAGCGCATCCTTGCGCTTTTCGAGCAGCTTGGCGGTACGCGACTTGTCGGTGGCGGAGGTGGCGACGACGATCACCGGTGCCGCCTCGCCCGCACCGGCCTCGGCGGTCTCGATCAGGTATTGCAGCGCGTCATGGGCATCGTCGCCGCTGGCGCGCACCCAGATGTGGCGGCTGCCCCCGAACAGCGAGGTCGAGCGCGCCTCGTCCCCGAGCCGCGCCGGATCGCCCTTGAGCTCGGCGCCGGTCATGTCGATCCGCTCGCCGGGGTCGGGCAGGGCGGCCGCGACACGGTTGGCCGCGGCGCTGGCGCCGGCCTCGTCCGGACCGCAGAAGAAGAAGATGCGCGCCTCGCGCACGGCGGGGGGGAGCCCGCGCAGGAAATCGCTGTTCTTGGCCTTCACGGCTGGCCGGCAGGGCGCGCCCGGAGGGTCAGCGCGATCTGCGTCGCCATCCGGTCGGCGACCTCGAGCGCGAGGTTCTCGAGCGCCTTCTGCTCGGCGGCGATGGTGGCATATTCGGATGAGACCACGTCGATCCCCGCGTCCGAGCCTGCGGTCGCATCGAGCAGCACCGATCCGGTGGCGAGGTCGACCAGCTGGTAGCGGGCGCGCAGGATGCGGCGTTCGCGGCTGATGGTGTCGTCGTTGAGCACACCCAAGGCTTCGAGCGAATCGTCGAGGCGCACGTCGAGCCGGTAGAGCGGCGCGGCTTCGCCCGCGACGCCGAGGCGGGCCTCGAGCGCGTTCTTGACCAGCCAGCCGCCGCGCCCCTGGATCGCCGGGATCTCGATCGCGGCAAGCCCCTGCGCGGTCGCGGCGCCGGTCCCGCCGGCATACATCGGCGAAAGGCCGCAGGCCGTGAGGGCCAGCGAGGCCGCCAGAGCAATGAGAATCCGCATCAGGTGACGATATTCACCAATCGGTCCGGCACGACAATGACCTTGCGCACCGCCGCGCCGTCGAGCGAGCGTTGCAGGTTGGGCGAGGCCAGCGCGAGCGCCTCCAGATCCTCCTTCGAGGCCCCCTTGGGCGCGGTGACGGTGTCGCGCAGCTTGCCCATGTGCTGGATCGCGATGGTGACCTCGTCATCGACGAGCAGGGCGGGATCGACCTCGGGCCAGGGCGCGTCGGCGATGAGGGTGGTGTTGCCCATCTTCGCCCAGGCCTCCTCGGCGAGGTGCGGCATCATGGGAGCTGCGAGGTGGACGAGCGCCTTGATCGCCGCCGAGCGGCTGGCCGAGGCCGCGGCCTTCTCGACTGCGCCGGTCAGTTCGTAGATGCGCGCCACGGCCTTGTTGAAGCCCAATGCCTCGATGTCGGCGGCGACGGCGGCGATGGTCTGGTGGGTCTTGCGGTCGAGGCTCTTGTCCTCGCCCTCTGCGGAAGCGTCATAGGCCGAGAACAGCCGCCACAGCCGCTGGACGAAGCGCGCGCAGCCCTCGATCCCCGCGTCGGACCACGGCAGATCGCGCTCGGGCGGGCTGTCCGAGAGCATGAACCAGCGCACCGCGTCCGCCCCGTGGCGGGCGATGATCGCGTCGGGGTCGACGACGTTCTTCTTCGACTTCGACATCTTGATGACGCGGCCGACCTCGACCGGCTGGCCGTCGGCCTTCAGGGTCGCCCCTTCCGACGTGCGCTCGACCTCCTCCGGGCCGAAGTAGATCGGCACGCCCCGGCTCTCGTCGATGCGGCTATAGGTCTCGTGCGTCACCATGCCCTGCGTGAAGAGCGCCGCAAACGGCTCCTTCACGTCGAGCTTGCCGATATGGGCGAGCGCGCGCGTCCAGAACCTCGCGTACAGGAGGTGCAGGATCGCGTGCTCGATGCCGCCGATATAGTGCTGCACCGGCATCCACTTGGCGACCTCCTCGGGGTCGAAGGGCTTGTCGGCGGGCTGGCTGGCGAAGCGCAGGAAATACCACGAGCTGTCGACGAAGGTGTCGAGCGTGTCGGTCTCGCGCAGGGCGGGCTTGCCGCTGATCGGGCAGGTGGTGTGTTTCCACGTCGGGTGGCGGTCGAGCGGGTTGCCGGGCTCGCTGAAGTCGATGTCCTCGGGCAGCACCACCGGCAGCTGGTCGCGGGGCACGGGGACGGGGCCGTGATCGGGGCTGTGAATGATCGGGATCGGCGTGCCCCAGTAACGCTGGCGCGAAACGCCCCAGTCGCGCAGGCGCCACACGGTCTTGCCGGTGCCCCAGCCTTCGGCCTCGGCGCGGGCGATGACGGCCTGCTTGGCGGCCTCGACGGTTATCCCGTCGAGGAAGCCGGAGTTGACGATCACCCCGTCCCCCGCCTCGGCCTCGCCCTTGAAGGGTTCGTCGGCCTTGGCCGGATCGCTGGCGACGACCCGCACGATGGGCAGGCCGTATTTCGTGGCGAATTCGAAGTCGCGCTGGTCATGCCCCGGCACGCCCATCACCGCGCCGGTGCCGTATTCCATCAGCACGAAGTTGGCGATGAACACCGGCAGATCCGCGCCCGTGAAGGGGTGCTTCGCGGTGATCGGCGTGCGGTAGCCCAGCTTTTCCGCCGTTTCGAGCGCTGCGGCCGTGGTCGCGCCCTTCTTGCACTTGTCGATGAACGAGGCGACCTGCGGGTCGCCCGCCAGGCCCTGCGCGATCGGGTGATCGGCAGCGATGGCGCAGAAACTCGCGCCGAAGATCGTGTCGGGGCGGGTCGAATAGACCGCCAGCTTGCCGCCGTCGGAAAGATCGAAGCTGAACTCCAGACCCTGCGACTTCCCGATCCAGTTCTCCTGCATCAGGCGGACCTTCTCGGGCCAGTCCTCGAGGCTGCCCAGCCCCTCCAGCAGATCATCGGCAAAGTCGGTGATCTTCAGGAACCACTGGTTGAGCTTGCGCTTCTCGACCTCCGCGCCGCTGCGCCAGCCCTTGCCGTCGATCACCTGCTCGTTGGCGAGCACGGTCATGTCGACCGGGTCCCAGTTGACGGTCGATTCCTTGCGATAGACCAGCCCCGCCTCGTAGAGGTCGAGGAACAGCGCCTGTTCGTGGCCGTAATATTCGGGATCGCAGGTGGCGAATTCGCGCGTCCAGTCGAGCGCGAAGCCGATGCGCTGCAATTGCGCCTTCATCTGCGCGATGTTCTGGCGGGTCCAGCCGCCCGGATGCACGCCCTTTTCCATCGCGGCGTTCTCGGCCGGCATCCCGAAGGCGTCCCAGCCCATCGGGTGCAGCACCTCGAACCCGCGCATCTTCTGGTAGCGCGCCAGCACGTCGCCCATCGTGTAGTTGCGCACATGGCCCATGTGGATGCGCCCCGAAGGATAGGGGAACATCTCGAGGATGTAGCTCTTGGGCTTGGGGCTGTCCGAATCGGCGGTGAAGGTGCCCGCCTCGGCCCAGGCTTGCTGCCAGCGTCCATCGGCGACGGCAGGGTCGAAACGGGTGTCCGTCATGTAAGTCGGTCCGGTGGGGCGGTGTTACGAGGCGAGCGCCTGGCGGCGCAGGTCGCGGGCCTTGGTGAGGATGATGTCCTCGAGCTTCTGCACCGTCGCCGCCTGCACCGGCGCCT encodes:
- a CDS encoding LptA/OstA family protein; translation: MPDQTAAARRTPIKRLALVWGAGGFALAAVMAGGMNLAAQGIARHDSRAPVTYDAGKFVFDDRGNQAIASGGVILTQAGLRVQSDRMLVNFTDGGGQLEIQRITATGGVFITRGDERASGDHAIYDFNRRIITMAGNVRLRRGSDTLNGGRLVIDLDSGLSTVDGSAAGTSAAPGTPAGRGRVTGTFNVPQDRKQTN
- the leuS gene encoding leucine--tRNA ligase, whose protein sequence is MTDTRFDPAVADGRWQQAWAEAGTFTADSDSPKPKSYILEMFPYPSGRIHMGHVRNYTMGDVLARYQKMRGFEVLHPMGWDAFGMPAENAAMEKGVHPGGWTRQNIAQMKAQLQRIGFALDWTREFATCDPEYYGHEQALFLDLYEAGLVYRKESTVNWDPVDMTVLANEQVIDGKGWRSGAEVEKRKLNQWFLKITDFADDLLEGLGSLEDWPEKVRLMQENWIGKSQGLEFSFDLSDGGKLAVYSTRPDTIFGASFCAIAADHPIAQGLAGDPQVASFIDKCKKGATTAAALETAEKLGYRTPITAKHPFTGADLPVFIANFVLMEYGTGAVMGVPGHDQRDFEFATKYGLPIVRVVASDPAKADEPFKGEAEAGDGVIVNSGFLDGITVEAAKQAVIARAEAEGWGTGKTVWRLRDWGVSRQRYWGTPIPIIHSPDHGPVPVPRDQLPVVLPEDIDFSEPGNPLDRHPTWKHTTCPISGKPALRETDTLDTFVDSSWYFLRFASQPADKPFDPEEVAKWMPVQHYIGGIEHAILHLLYARFWTRALAHIGKLDVKEPFAALFTQGMVTHETYSRIDESRGVPIYFGPEEVERTSEGATLKADGQPVEVGRVIKMSKSKKNVVDPDAIIARHGADAVRWFMLSDSPPERDLPWSDAGIEGCARFVQRLWRLFSAYDASAEGEDKSLDRKTHQTIAAVAADIEALGFNKAVARIYELTGAVEKAAASASRSAAIKALVHLAAPMMPHLAEEAWAKMGNTTLIADAPWPEVDPALLVDDEVTIAIQHMGKLRDTVTAPKGASKEDLEALALASPNLQRSLDGAAVRKVIVVPDRLVNIVT
- a CDS encoding sugar transferase, encoding MNRVTPKLLDSVRLQSVESRAAPSLERRRLRSYMLMLAADAVLFNFSFALASLLWEDVWAEPRAMLAAQVMLPAYFTIALYNRTYGLEALVDWLFAARKALTALLISAALINFVGFYTKSNSDFSRASVTIGLVFTGLLLVSLRRAVALFIARRWNGRVMNRLVIDDGGASFPFNGADRISAADFNLDPTSHDPFMLDRLGKLLRNQDQVVVSCPRERRDDWAFLLKCAGVYGEIVSEPAHSLGAVGVHRYDDLDRTTLVVSTGPLGLRARIIKRLFDIAVATAGLVALSPVLIAVAVLIKLEDGGPVLFIQRRLGRGNQFFDMFKFRSMREEKLDHDGNRSASRDDDRITRIGAFIRRTSIDELPQLINVLRGEMSIVGPRPHALGSQANNKYFWDIDRQYWQRHCLKPGLTGLAQVRGHRGATEHEKDLTDRLQSDLEYIASWSLPHDIGIVLRTILVLRHENAF
- the lptE gene encoding LPS assembly lipoprotein LptE; this encodes MRILIALAASLALTACGLSPMYAGGTGAATAQGLAAIEIPAIQGRGGWLVKNALEARLGVAGEAAPLYRLDVRLDDSLEALGVLNDDTISRERRILRARYQLVDLATGSVLLDATAGSDAGIDVVSSEYATIAAEQKALENLALEVADRMATQIALTLRARPAGQP
- the holA gene encoding DNA polymerase III subunit delta produces the protein MKAKNSDFLRGLPPAVREARIFFFCGPDEAGASAAANRVAAALPDPGERIDMTGAELKGDPARLGDEARSTSLFGGSRHIWVRASGDDAHDALQYLIETAEAGAGEAAPVIVVATSATDKSRTAKLLEKRKDALVAMFYQPELKDVAQAVRGMADAAGLRLGGDLAERIARAAGLDVRLAQSEVDKLALYVGADPQAPRPATPEDHAAIGAATEEDGFAPLVNAVLGGELGRIAGEIRRMRELGLNPVGVALALERRAAQLAQIAARIGTTGRIPSLNQGEKMQLGIFFREERAITQQFERWTLPATRGARETRLDRLIPRLTALHRALLANSQAAELLLASELAEIARFAARR